A window from Kovacikia minuta CCNUW1 encodes these proteins:
- a CDS encoding ribbon-helix-helix domain-containing protein has translation MQAEKLSVSLPSPLVQFIEDYKMAHHCRSRSQVIELALELLRLQELEDAYRQAAQEVEPTWDAAIADGLSDETW, from the coding sequence ATGCAGGCTGAAAAACTATCCGTTTCGTTGCCCAGTCCTTTAGTTCAGTTTATTGAAGACTACAAAATGGCTCACCACTGCCGATCTCGTTCTCAAGTGATTGAACTCGCCTTAGAATTGCTGCGGCTGCAAGAGTTAGAAGACGCTTACCGACAGGCAGCTCAAGAAGTTGAGCCAACCTGGGATGCGGCGATCGCAGATGGGTTGAGCGATGAAACGTGGTGA
- the aroF gene encoding 3-deoxy-7-phosphoheptulonate synthase, with translation MLEAKLVSQSHPNHRSLIRLSEQVAIGGNGIVIIGGPCTVESQEQMEQIASRLASVPVQALRGGVYKPRTSPYSFQGHGVDGLKILAQVRQRYGMPVVTEVMSIAQIEPVAAYTDMLQVGSRNMQNFELLKALGEVNKPILLKRGLSATIEEFVMAAEYILAHGNPNVVLCERGIRSFDPYTRNVLDLGAVVALRQLTHLPVIVDPSHAAGKRELVPDLARAAIACGADGLIIECHPEPEKSVSDARQALSLEDMVALVESVEPITTAVGRTLSRNNLQPITGSNLPQILAA, from the coding sequence ATGTTGGAAGCTAAATTAGTCAGTCAATCCCACCCCAATCATCGCAGCCTGATCCGTCTGTCTGAGCAGGTTGCGATCGGGGGCAATGGTATTGTCATCATCGGCGGTCCCTGTACGGTCGAGAGTCAGGAACAGATGGAACAGATTGCCAGCCGTCTTGCCAGCGTTCCAGTTCAAGCCCTGAGGGGAGGTGTGTATAAGCCACGCACCTCCCCTTATTCGTTTCAAGGGCATGGTGTAGATGGGCTGAAAATTCTGGCGCAGGTGCGCCAACGGTATGGCATGCCTGTGGTGACAGAGGTGATGTCGATCGCCCAAATTGAACCCGTCGCTGCCTACACCGATATGCTCCAGGTCGGCAGTCGCAACATGCAAAATTTCGAGTTGCTGAAGGCGTTGGGTGAAGTCAACAAGCCGATTTTGCTGAAGCGGGGGCTGTCGGCAACCATTGAGGAATTTGTCATGGCAGCGGAGTACATCCTGGCACACGGCAACCCAAATGTGGTGTTGTGCGAACGGGGAATCCGCAGTTTCGATCCCTACACCCGCAATGTGCTGGATCTGGGAGCGGTGGTAGCTTTGCGCCAGTTGACCCACCTGCCGGTGATTGTGGACCCCAGCCATGCCGCTGGCAAGCGGGAACTGGTGCCCGACCTGGCACGCGCCGCGATCGCCTGTGGGGCAGATGGTTTGATTATCGAATGCCACCCGGAGCCGGAAAAATCGGTTTCCGATGCCCGTCAGGCACTTTCGTTGGAAGACATGGTGGCGCTGGTGGAAAGTGTGGAGCCGATCACCACAGCGGTTGGACGCACATTAAGCAGAAATAACCTCCAACCCATCACCGGGTCTAATCTTCCCCAAATACTCGCTGCTTAA
- a CDS encoding type II toxin-antitoxin system PemK/MazF family toxin codes for MKRGEIYYANLNPTVGSETAKRRPVLLISNDANNRAANTVTILPITSNVNRVYPFEVLIQPQDSGLPKPSKVQAQQIRTISTQRLETTVVGSLSEETMALIDAALKLHLALD; via the coding sequence ATGAAACGTGGTGAAATCTACTATGCCAACCTTAATCCAACAGTTGGCTCTGAAACAGCAAAACGGCGTCCGGTTTTGCTGATTAGTAACGATGCGAACAATCGCGCTGCCAATACAGTGACCATCTTGCCAATCACCTCGAATGTGAATCGGGTTTATCCCTTTGAGGTACTGATCCAGCCGCAGGATAGTGGTTTACCCAAACCTTCAAAGGTTCAGGCACAGCAGATCCGAACCATTTCCACTCAACGCCTTGAAACAACGGTGGTAGGTAGCTTGAGTGAAGAAACAATGGCATTGATCGATGCTGCACTGAAACTCCACCTGGCACTCGATTAG
- a CDS encoding WG repeat-containing protein, translating into MKRTFLMGMAIVLCNGIFALSLPILSLADESNPKQTDQAKSQPEMIYAGDFSEGLAAVKIGEKYGYIDRTGNLIIQPKFDYAGSFSEGLAVVGKEGEPEKWGYIDKAGKLAIPFKFDEAGKFFEGLAQIRVGKDYRSTTYINKFGEIVLRIEKEVFGFSEGIARVCEPPKYPKAPCQYSYIDKSGASVFSPQVDAFGRFSEGLAEARGKNGGIGYIDKTGKFIVQPKFLRTDSFSEGLAKAAISVEQVCQRGGGLCMNQEKWGYIDKTGEFVIKPQFFEAEKFSNGLARVRVNGRWGYIDKTGTFVIPPQFDQAQDFSEGLAFVLQEPDCPGNSVDHKTNKEGFIDQTGKVVIPVKYDREMDIRWAFGCNPDFTEPPKTEVSKSPFF; encoded by the coding sequence ATGAAGCGAACGTTTTTGATGGGAATGGCGATCGTGCTGTGCAATGGCATTTTTGCCCTATCTTTACCCATTTTGTCTTTGGCAGACGAGTCCAATCCCAAGCAAACGGATCAGGCAAAATCCCAACCTGAGATGATTTACGCCGGAGATTTTTCTGAGGGATTAGCAGCCGTAAAAATTGGCGAAAAATATGGCTATATCGATCGCACAGGAAACCTGATTATCCAACCCAAATTCGATTATGCCGGAAGCTTTTCTGAAGGTTTGGCTGTAGTAGGAAAAGAAGGAGAGCCTGAAAAGTGGGGATACATTGACAAAGCTGGAAAACTTGCAATTCCCTTCAAATTTGATGAGGCAGGTAAATTCTTTGAAGGTTTAGCACAGATACGAGTTGGTAAAGACTATCGTTCCACTACTTATATTAATAAATTCGGAGAAATTGTTCTTCGCATTGAGAAAGAGGTTTTCGGTTTTTCTGAAGGAATCGCAAGGGTTTGCGAACCTCCGAAATACCCTAAAGCACCTTGTCAATACAGCTATATTGATAAATCCGGAGCATCAGTTTTTTCCCCTCAAGTTGATGCATTTGGGAGATTTTCTGAAGGGTTAGCAGAGGCAAGAGGAAAGAATGGTGGGATTGGTTACATTGATAAGACAGGTAAGTTTATTGTACAACCAAAATTTTTACGCACTGACTCATTCTCTGAAGGTTTAGCAAAAGCTGCAATTTCTGTAGAGCAAGTGTGTCAGCGAGGGGGAGGGCTTTGTATGAATCAGGAGAAATGGGGGTATATCGACAAGACAGGCGAGTTTGTTATCAAACCTCAATTTTTTGAAGCAGAGAAGTTTTCTAATGGATTAGCGCGAGTCAGAGTAAATGGTCGGTGGGGCTACATCGATAAAACTGGAACCTTTGTGATTCCACCTCAATTTGATCAGGCTCAGGATTTCTCGGAGGGTTTAGCCTTCGTCCTACAAGAACCAGATTGTCCGGGTAATTCGGTTGATCATAAAACCAATAAAGAAGGCTTTATTGATCAAACGGGAAAGGTTGTGATTCCTGTTAAGTATGATCGCGAGATGGATATTCGCTGGGCATTCGGCTGCAATCCAGACTTTACTGAACCACCAAAAACCGAAGTATCCAAAAGCCCTTTCTTTTAA